CGCTCTTAGCGCCTTTGCGTGAGCTCCCCTGCCAACAAGCGAAGCCCTCACGCAGACGAATCACAGAAACAACTCCCAGCAGTTCACTCCCCTGCACCGGCGCGCAGCACCCCCGCTCAACCTTCCAGTTGCCTCGAGTAGCCACCAGTGCCATAATAGGCGACCAGGCTGAAACGAGGTGTGCCAGCGCCCGGCCTTGCTGGCAGCAGTTCAATCGGCGCCGTGTCATTCAAATGGCCTTCCAGAACGTACTACTTTTGAACAGGGGAATCCTCATGAACGAAATTGAAAAAACTACCCGGGAAAAAACCTCCACAGGACCAGTATTCGATATAGTGCTTCGCATTGGCATCATCGCCCTTTTGATAGCACTGTGCTTTCTGATATTGAAGCCATTTTTGACCCCGGTGATCTGGGGGATCATCCTGGCCATTGCCCTGTTACCCCCGTGCCAGAGACTCAGTAAAATACTGGGCGGTCGGCTCAAGCTGGCAACTGCCATAATTACCGTGGTTATGCTTCTGGTTCTCATTCTTCCCAGCGTGCACATGGTGAGTTCGCTCGTGGATGGCATGAAATATGTCAATGACAGGATTCAGAGCAGTGAAATAAGAGTGCCGCCTCCACCGGCTGACATCGAAAATTGGCCCATCATTGGCAAGTTATTGAAGAAACAGTGGTTGGAGGCTTCCACAGATCTCAAAGCCTTCCTGACCCGCTTTCATCCTCAGATCAAAGCAGTGAGCTTGAAGCTGCTCAAATCAGCCATGGGCACTGCTGTGGGGTTGCTGCAATTTGCCCTGTCAATCATTATTGCGGGAATTTTCATGGCCAATGCCGAGGGCAGCGGCAACATGGCAAGACACCTGTTCGTGCGTCTTGCTGGAGAGCGCGGCGCTGACTTCGCTGATGTTTCCACCATAACCGTGCGCAACGTGGTCAAAGGAATTCTGGGGGTGGCCATTATCCAGGCAATGCTGGCAGGCATCGGCTTTGTGGCGGCCGGAGTGCCGGGCGCTGGTCTGTGGACCTTTCTCTGCCTGCTGCTGGCCATTATTCAGATCGGCATTGCCCCTGTTGCCATACCAGTCATCATCTATATGTTTACCAAGGCGAGCACCCTGGCTGCCGGCCTGCTCACAGCCTGGCTTATTTTGGTTGCCTTGTCCGACAACTTCCTGAAGCCCATACTCCTGGGACGCGGTGCTCCTGTGCCCATGTTCGTCATTTTTCTCGGAGCCATCGGCGGCTTTTTTTCCATGGGATTCATCGGCCTGTTTGTTGGCGCGGTTATTCTGTCCCTGGGATTCAAACTCTTCCAGGTATGGCTCGCTGGGGCAGATCTGAGCGAAGCCGCTATCGGTACAGGCTAGAGAGGGACCGCTTCAGGCGCACGCAGAGCAGAAAATCGGGCGGGGGAGGAAAGGCCTCTGGCTATGATTTGCAGCCGTGATTGTGAGATCGTTGACGGGCTGGGGGCCTCACGCAAAGGCGCAAAGGTCGCAAAAAGGGAAAGGCCTACGGCGGTGAAGGGCAGCCGTGATTGCAGGATGATTGAAGGGCTGGGGGGCCTCACGCAAAGGC
The window above is part of the Deltaproteobacteria bacterium genome. Proteins encoded here:
- a CDS encoding AI-2E family transporter; amino-acid sequence: MNEIEKTTREKTSTGPVFDIVLRIGIIALLIALCFLILKPFLTPVIWGIILAIALLPPCQRLSKILGGRLKLATAIITVVMLLVLILPSVHMVSSLVDGMKYVNDRIQSSEIRVPPPPADIENWPIIGKLLKKQWLEASTDLKAFLTRFHPQIKAVSLKLLKSAMGTAVGLLQFALSIIIAGIFMANAEGSGNMARHLFVRLAGERGADFADVSTITVRNVVKGILGVAIIQAMLAGIGFVAAGVPGAGLWTFLCLLLAIIQIGIAPVAIPVIIYMFTKASTLAAGLLTAWLILVALSDNFLKPILLGRGAPVPMFVIFLGAIGGFFSMGFIGLFVGAVILSLGFKLFQVWLAGADLSEAAIGTG